One Cupriavidus taiwanensis DNA window includes the following coding sequences:
- a CDS encoding CaiB/BaiF CoA transferase family protein, producing MPDQHAHPASPVSAESPGAGPLAGLRILDMATVVAAPFSATLCADMGAEVVKLELPDGSDPLRGLEPVTADHALYWKVTNRGKRGISLDVRTPRGREIFLRLLPRFDVLVENFRTGTLARWGLDLDTLHAANPKLIVLRLTGFGQTGPDAARPGFARIFEARSGFTNLAGTAQSGPMHMNYPVGDMIAGLFGAFAIATAVAEQRAKPGQPGREIDLAATEALFRLLDPLAIEYEQLGQVRQRAGNRTTYAAPSNMYRTADDTWVTVVASSDATFRRLAEAMDAPQLAQAPEYATNAGRVRNIEALDGSIAEWFAAQPYATVAARLEQCQVPFSKVFSIADIVDDPQMVARQAIVRLPDADLGTVPAPCVVPRFSGYAPVLPRTGPGVGEHNAEVYGEVGIGGEELERLRVEGVV from the coding sequence ATGCCAGACCAACACGCCCACCCCGCATCGCCTGTATCGGCCGAATCACCCGGCGCCGGCCCGCTGGCCGGATTGCGCATCCTCGACATGGCCACCGTGGTGGCGGCGCCGTTCTCCGCCACGCTGTGCGCCGACATGGGCGCCGAAGTGGTCAAGCTGGAACTGCCCGACGGCAGCGATCCGCTGCGCGGCCTGGAGCCGGTCACCGCCGACCACGCCCTGTACTGGAAAGTGACCAACCGCGGCAAGCGCGGCATCTCGCTCGACGTGCGCACGCCGCGCGGCCGCGAGATCTTCCTGCGCCTGCTGCCGCGCTTCGACGTGCTGGTGGAGAACTTCCGCACCGGCACGCTGGCGCGCTGGGGGCTGGATCTCGACACGCTCCACGCGGCCAATCCGAAGCTGATCGTGCTGCGCCTGACCGGCTTCGGCCAGACCGGGCCCGATGCCGCGCGGCCGGGATTCGCCCGCATCTTCGAAGCCCGCAGCGGCTTCACCAACCTGGCCGGCACGGCGCAGAGCGGACCCATGCATATGAACTACCCCGTCGGAGACATGATCGCCGGCCTGTTCGGCGCCTTCGCCATCGCCACCGCGGTGGCGGAGCAGCGCGCCAAACCAGGCCAGCCCGGCCGCGAGATCGACCTCGCCGCTACCGAGGCGTTGTTCCGCCTGCTGGACCCGCTCGCCATCGAGTACGAACAGCTCGGCCAGGTACGCCAGCGCGCCGGCAACCGCACCACCTACGCCGCGCCGTCCAACATGTACCGCACCGCGGACGATACCTGGGTCACGGTGGTGGCCTCGTCCGACGCCACCTTCCGCCGGCTGGCCGAAGCCATGGATGCGCCGCAACTGGCGCAGGCACCCGAGTACGCCACCAACGCCGGGCGCGTGCGCAACATCGAAGCGCTGGACGGCAGCATTGCGGAGTGGTTCGCCGCGCAGCCCTATGCCACCGTGGCGGCCCGGCTGGAGCAGTGCCAGGTGCCCTTCAGCAAGGTGTTCAGCATTGCCGATATCGTCGACGACCCGCAGATGGTGGCGCGCCAGGCCATCGTGCGGCTACCCGATGCGGACCTGGGGACGGTGCCGGCGCCTTGTGTGGTGCCGCGGTTTTCGGGTTATGCGCCGGTGTTACCGCGGACCGGGCCGGGGGTGGGGGAGCACAATGCGGAGGTTTATGGGGAGGTGGGGATTGGGGGGGAAGAGTTGGAGCGGTTGCGGGTGGAGGGGGTGGTTTGA
- a CDS encoding PDDEXK nuclease domain-containing protein, whose amino-acid sequence MASLPLPPDYVDWLASLKSRIGRAQQRAASAVNHALIALYWEIGNEILERQARQGWGAKVIERLAQDLRKAFPDMSGLSRSNLMAMRSFAEAWPDGAIVQQLVGQLPWGHNQVLLQKLKSVEQREWYAWQALTHGWSRAVLLAQIETKLIDRAAQAPNNFAAQLPSLQSDLARATLKDPYVFDFLSLRADASERDLEAALVDHITRFLLELGAGFAYVGRQVHLEVGGDDFYLDLLFYHLKLRCYIVIELKTGAFRPEYAGQISFYLSAVDAQMRTDDDHPTIGLLLCQEHNRLVVEYALRGMGKPIGVAQYQFVAELPAELQESLPSVETLTQELASDIRPGESDSD is encoded by the coding sequence ATGGCTTCGTTACCTCTGCCTCCCGACTACGTCGATTGGCTAGCCTCGCTCAAGTCTCGTATCGGACGCGCACAGCAACGTGCGGCGAGTGCCGTCAATCACGCCTTGATTGCCCTTTACTGGGAGATCGGAAATGAGATTCTCGAGCGGCAGGCGAGGCAAGGGTGGGGCGCCAAAGTCATCGAACGGCTGGCGCAAGATCTGCGAAAGGCGTTCCCCGACATGAGCGGGCTGTCGCGCTCCAACCTGATGGCGATGCGGTCCTTTGCCGAGGCGTGGCCGGATGGGGCAATTGTCCAACAGCTTGTTGGACAATTGCCCTGGGGACACAACCAAGTGCTGTTGCAGAAACTAAAGTCGGTCGAGCAGCGTGAATGGTATGCATGGCAGGCGCTAACACATGGCTGGTCCCGGGCAGTACTGCTCGCGCAGATTGAGACGAAGCTGATCGACCGTGCCGCGCAAGCACCGAATAACTTCGCTGCTCAGTTGCCTTCCCTGCAATCGGACCTGGCGCGCGCCACGCTCAAGGACCCTTACGTTTTCGATTTTTTGAGTTTGCGTGCCGACGCGAGCGAACGAGACCTGGAAGCGGCCCTCGTCGATCATATAACTCGCTTCCTTCTCGAACTGGGAGCCGGCTTCGCTTATGTCGGCAGGCAAGTTCACCTCGAAGTTGGAGGCGATGATTTCTATCTAGATCTGCTGTTCTATCATCTCAAGCTACGCTGCTATATCGTCATTGAGCTGAAGACGGGCGCTTTTAGGCCTGAGTATGCTGGTCAAATCAGCTTCTATCTATCGGCAGTCGATGCGCAAATGAGAACCGACGACGACCATCCAACCATTGGTCTTCTGCTGTGCCAGGAGCACAATCGGCTGGTGGTCGAATATGCATTGCGCGGCATGGGCAAACCTATCGGCGTGGCCCAGTACCAATTCGTTGCCGAACTTCCGGCTGAGTTGCAGGAAAGTCTGCCAAGCGTCGAAACATTGACACAGGAACTGGCGTCGGACATCAGGCCGGGGGAAAGCGATTCAGATTGA
- a CDS encoding tripartite tricarboxylate transporter substrate-binding protein — translation MKSIAHALAATCLTLATSLAMAGPYPDKPIRMVVPFPPGGTTDLLGRVLATRLSETLGQQVVVDNRPGAGGTIGSDAVAKAPADGYTLMFGTVGTQSINATLYKKLPFDPQKDFSPVALFAGVPNILVVNPNVPAKNVRELVSYARANPGKLNMGSAGNGTTNHLSGELFKSMAGVEIVHVPYKGSGPAMADLLANQVQLMFDNLPGSLPHVKAGRLRALAVTSATRSPALPDVPTMAEAGIAGYEADVWFGVVGPRGLPPEVSSRLSQEITRIAQDKAMRDKLVQAGAAPLTSTPEQFSVLIRRDTDKWAKLVRESGASID, via the coding sequence ATGAAATCCATTGCACATGCCCTGGCTGCCACATGTCTGACGCTGGCGACGAGCCTCGCCATGGCCGGCCCCTACCCCGACAAACCCATCCGCATGGTGGTGCCCTTCCCGCCCGGCGGCACCACCGACCTGCTCGGCCGCGTACTGGCCACCCGCTTGTCCGAAACCCTTGGCCAGCAGGTGGTGGTGGACAACCGGCCCGGCGCAGGCGGCACCATCGGCTCCGACGCCGTGGCCAAGGCGCCGGCCGACGGCTACACGCTGATGTTCGGCACGGTGGGGACGCAGTCGATCAACGCCACCCTCTACAAGAAGCTGCCGTTCGATCCGCAGAAGGATTTCTCGCCGGTGGCATTGTTCGCCGGCGTGCCCAACATCCTGGTGGTCAATCCCAACGTGCCGGCGAAGAACGTGCGCGAGCTGGTCAGCTATGCCAGGGCCAATCCCGGCAAGCTCAATATGGGCTCGGCCGGCAACGGCACCACCAACCACCTGTCGGGCGAGCTGTTCAAGTCAATGGCGGGGGTCGAAATCGTGCACGTGCCGTACAAGGGCAGCGGCCCGGCGATGGCCGACCTGCTTGCCAACCAGGTGCAACTGATGTTCGACAACCTGCCGGGCTCGCTGCCGCATGTGAAGGCCGGCCGGCTGCGCGCACTGGCCGTGACCAGCGCCACGCGCTCGCCGGCACTGCCTGACGTGCCGACCATGGCCGAAGCGGGCATTGCGGGCTACGAGGCGGATGTCTGGTTCGGCGTGGTCGGTCCGCGCGGATTGCCGCCTGAGGTATCCAGCCGCTTGTCGCAGGAAATCACGCGCATCGCGCAGGACAAGGCGATGCGCGACAAGCTGGTGCAGGCCGGGGCCGCGCCGCTGACTTCGACGCCGGAGCAGTTCTCGGTGCTGATCCGACGCGATACGGACAAGTGGGCGAAGCTGGTGCGGGAGTCGGGGGCCAGTATTGACTGA